The genomic region AGAACAAGAACGCAAACAATTATTCGGTTACATTCCTTTTGGCGGCGGTTTGCGCGAATGTTTGGGGAAAGAGTTTGCCAAGTTAGAAATGCGGATTTTTGGAGCGTTATTATGCCGCGATTACGATTGGGAACTTTTACCGGATCGAGATTTAGAATTAGTGGCGGTTCCGACGCCCCACCCTCGGGATGGATTGAAGGTGAACATCACTCCTCGGGGGATCTAGGAAGAGTCGGGATTGCTGTAAAAAACTTCTAAATGCCAAAAATCTCGGCGATCGACGATTTCCAGTCAACAGCAAGGCTGAAAGCAAATCGCAGATCGTCGAGATTTGACGCGAGATCCGGCATTATTCGGCAGTCGCCAATTCCGTGCTGCCGCGTCCGCGACGGCGAGTGAGGGTATTGAACAACATCTGACCGATCGCCTTAATCAAACTGCCTTCGAGTTCTTTGAACAGGTTCATGTTCAACCCAAACGCATCGTTGGCTTCCTCGACAATGCGATCGGCGGTCGCTTCATCGATCTCAAGGTCGTTCATCGCCTGACGGTACTTGTTTTTAAATGCTTTCTCATCAGCAATATCTTCAAACTCGTAGAAGGCGGTCCCTTCGCCATCTTGGAGATTCATCGCTCGTTGGGCAATTCCTTTGAGGATTTGACCGCCGGAGAGATCGCCGAGATAGCGGGTGTAGGAATGGGCCACCAAGAATTCCGGCGCCGTTTCCGACACTTCCCGAATCCGTTGCACGTAAGCTTTTCCGGCTTCCGAGGGCGCCACTTGCTCGCGCCAGTTGTTGCCGTAGTAGTACGCCAAATCGCTCTCCAAACTCGCCTTGCGGTTGAGCTCGGGGAAGTAGATTTTAGACACGATCGGATGGTCTTTGTGACGTTCCATTTCTTCTTCCATCGCCGTATAGACGAAGTAGAGATTCGTCACCAGATTCCGGTAAGAGGTTTTCTCGACAGTTCCTTTTAAAAAGCACTTGACAAATCCCACGTTTTCTGCCATGGTGTGGGATTTTTTCGTACCTTCGCGCAATTTGGTTGCTAAATTACTACTCATTCGGTTTCTTAGAGTTACGAACTTTAAACGAACGGCGGTGGTTCTCTTGGGGGTCGAAGAGAGCCTAAAAACAGATCTCCACTAATTTGTTACCTTAGACCGATTTGATGAGAATTTTCATTAAGAATTTTAAAGATTGCCAAATCTGGGGAAGCAGAGGGAAGATTTTAGATTTTAGATTTGAGATTTCAGCTTAAAAAAGTACAGTTTTATAAGGGGTTGGGAAGTTTTAGATGATGCAATGATTCCCTAAAATT from Oxynema aestuarii AP17 harbors:
- a CDS encoding cytochrome P450; the protein is MRFVKSTTSKSYEDDRNYPPVGGGFRECIEPCEFQDYSIPKNWLVLYQIGRSHYDASIYPNPETFDPDRFSPEREQERKQLFGYIPFGGGLRECLGKEFAKLEMRIFGALLCRDYDWELLPDRDLELVAVPTPHPRDGLKVNITPRGI
- a CDS encoding biliverdin-producing heme oxygenase produces the protein MSSNLATKLREGTKKSHTMAENVGFVKCFLKGTVEKTSYRNLVTNLYFVYTAMEEEMERHKDHPIVSKIYFPELNRKASLESDLAYYYGNNWREQVAPSEAGKAYVQRIREVSETAPEFLVAHSYTRYLGDLSGGQILKGIAQRAMNLQDGEGTAFYEFEDIADEKAFKNKYRQAMNDLEIDEATADRIVEEANDAFGLNMNLFKELEGSLIKAIGQMLFNTLTRRRGRGSTELATAE